A single window of Malus sylvestris chromosome 5, drMalSylv7.2, whole genome shotgun sequence DNA harbors:
- the LOC126623263 gene encoding E3 ubiquitin-protein ligase MBR2, with translation MQGQGSGIDTFLEITDVGLGSLSNSTSMNQQTSFNNMLNPVENRLSSYMMTSGEIPCLNASSNDTQNLSGSGEPSSRLNLQNPVDDDGMKMEEGWSSPYSACPVIGQSSEERRVEQNILFPGRARIGQSGNQIQGGPSFSQGSQNANINSAYVGNSGNSAPGMEADMSGGLETEQTSSGSVSPDIIGTSSRSTDFLVEENDGNPGSSFGTWGLSCKRKALEGTSGQGYSGGSSSSLPQAETSAWNTGPAHYSPSSNLSLSTPLRSSPSGCPSEQNSRTRVGLRLGTSDTFPSLGATGNGASSLREYFCSGGCPGPHQESAPSNLSSQGRSTTAAATNSGGPQSQFPAMHMSGSSGNMLPFPWTGASSSRVGSLSSSLMSGYRGAELREESNLRSIPRNNVEHSTFATATDMRNSAQDPTIWSLAPGELSSSVGAPSSSTIGSSSAIQFVPTPALIHTNNPPTENHQRTIDWSLFPSVDSQPGGHSHYNPVPSGPASSQDSGSSSGSNNQGRHLPHPRSAFLLDRQGDALNMPQSLRVLAADIEGRRRLISEIRQVLNAMRRGENLRVEDYMLFDPFIYHGMAEMHDRHRDMRLDVDNMSYEELLALGERIGDVSTGLSEETIMKCMKQRKFLAISEESSADMEPCCVCQEVYADEDDIGTLDCGHDFHTSCIKQWLMQKNLCPICKTTALLT, from the exons ATGCAAGGTCAAGGGAGTGGTATTGATACTTTCCTTGAAATCACTGATGTTGGGCTTGGATCTCTTTCCAACAGCACTAGTATGAATCAGCAGACTTCTTTTAATAATATGCTAAATCCTGTTGAAAACCGGTTGTCAAGCTATATGATGACATCTGGTGAGATTCCGTGTTTAAATGCCTCTAGTAATGACACCCAGAACTTGAGTGGTTCAGGTGAACCTAGCTCGAGATTGAATCTACAAAACCCAGTGGACGATGATGGGATGAAAATGGAAGAAGGTTGGTCATCTCCGTATAGTGCTTGTCCTGTTATTGGTCAAAGTTCAGAAGAAAGACGAGTTGAACAAAATATCCTTTTTCCTGGAAGAGCTCGTATTGGACAAAGTGGCAATCAGATTCAAGGCGGGCCTTCTTTTTCTCAGGGCTCTCAAAATGCAAATATAAATTCTGCGTATGTGGGAAATAGTGGTAATAGTGCGCCTGGCATGGAAGCTGATATGTCAGGTGGATTAGAAACAGAACAGACATCTTCTGGCAGTGTTTCGCCTGATATTATTGGGACTTCATCCAGAAGCACTGATTTTCTGGTTGAGGAAAATGATGGTAACCCAGGTTCTTCTTTTGGAACTTGGGGCTTATCATGCAAGCGAAAGGCCCTTGAGGGTACTTCAGGCCAGGGTTATTCCGGTGGAAGTTCTAGCTCCCTTCCACAAGCTGAAACTAGTGCATGGAATACTGGTCCTGCTCATTACAGTCCTTCTAGTAATTTAAGTTTATCTACACCCTTGCGTAGTTCTCCTAGTGGGTGTCCTTCAGAACAAAACTCAAGAACCAGGGTTGGTTTGAGACTTGGGACATCTGATACCTTTCCTTCATTAGGTGCAACAGGAAATGGAGCAAGCTCACTGCGGGAATATTTTTGTAGTGGGGGTTGTCCTGGGCCTCACCAAGAATCTGCTCCATCCAACTTATCATCACAAGGGAGATCAACAACTGCAGCTGCAACAAATTCGGGTGGTCCCCAAAGCCAGTTTCCTGCTATGCATATGAGTGGTTCATCAGGAAACATGCTTCCTTTTCCTTGGACTGGTGCTTCCAGTTCAAGAGTGGGCAGCTTATCAAGTTCTCTTATGTCTGGATATAGAGGTGCTGAGTTAAGagaagaatcgaacttaagaagCATTCCCAGAAACAATGTGGAGCATTCGACGTTTGCAACTGCTACTGATATGAGAAATTCAGCACAGGATCCCACAATTTGGAGTCTGGCCCCTGGAGAATTAAGCTCTTCTGTAGGTGCTCCTTCCTCTTCAACAATTGGCTCCAGTTCGGCCATTCAGTTTGTGCCTACTCCTGCATTGATCCATACCAATAACCCTCCCACCGAAAATCATCAAAGAACAATAGATTGGTCTTTGTTTCCTTCTGTTGATTCTCAACCCGGAGGTCATAGTCATTATAACCCAGTACCTTCAGGACCTGCTTCCTCACAAGATTCAGGAAGTTCTTCTGGATCTAATAACCAGGGTCGTCATCTACCACATCCTAGGTCAGCATTCTTGCTGGACAGACAAGGTGATGCTCTTAATATGCCCCAGTCACTGCGGGTATTAGCAGCTGACATCGAAGGGAGGCGCCGACTTATATCTGAG ATTCGTCAAGTTTTGAATGCTATGCGTAGGGGTGAGAACTTACGCGTCGAG GATTATATGCTCTTTGACCCATTCATATATCATGGTATGGCTGAGATGCATGACAGGCATAGAGACATGCGCCTTGATGTTGATAACATGTCTTACGAG GAACTGCTGGCATTGGGGGAACGTATAGGAGATGTTAGCACTGGACTGAGTGAGGAGACTATTATGAAGTGCATGAAACAGCGAAAATTTCTTGCTATTTCAGAAGAATCCTCAGCAGATATGGAACCATGCTGTGTCTGTCAG GAGGTATATGCTGATGAGGATGATATCGGCACACTAGATTGTGGGCACGACTTCCACACCAGTTGCATCAAACAATGGCTAATGCAGAAGAATCTGTGCCCGATTTGTAAAACAACAGCCCTGCTTACTTGA